From Hydractinia symbiolongicarpus strain clone_291-10 chromosome 11, HSymV2.1, whole genome shotgun sequence, the proteins below share one genomic window:
- the LOC130613675 gene encoding uncharacterized protein LOC130613675 isoform X3, whose protein sequence is MQKNQSKQSFFFLLRKDFFFYIQEDIIWSLSVLGIVQVWIGLFVLCLCIAIRESISEPHWLHWSRADFSVCILIIITGSIGIASGIHQISPMLNGTFMALSILCALLSLLFAIKSGFSLRYVSDNWFFDVSSGMLVHTSLFVTLIFEVILSSIAASYCFNAANGCFRRTAQDFRPVYISEHCYLVNPQHKLSDQIPL, encoded by the exons atgcaaaaaaatcaaagcaaacagagtttctttttccttttaagaaaagatttctttttttatatacaagaAGACATTATTTGGTCTCTTTCCGTCTTAGGCATTGTCCAAGTTTGGATTGGTTTGTTCGTTTTATGTTTGTGTATCGCAATAAGAGAATCGATTTCAGAACCCCACTGGTTGCATTGGAGCAGAGCTGATTTCAGTGTTTgcatactaataataataacaggTTCAATTGGAATCGCATCTGGAATACATCAAATAAGTCCAATGCTCAATGGAACTTTTATGGCATTAAGCATACTTTGTGCGTTACTGTCTCTGTTATTTGCCATAAAAAGTGGATTTAGTTTAAG GTACGTATCAGACAATTGGTTCTTTGATGTTTCAAGTGGAATGCTGGTACATACCTCGTTATTTGTCACTCTTATCTTTGAAGTTATTCTTTCAAGTATTGCTGCTTCCTATTGCTTTAATGCAGCGAATGGGTGTTTTCGACGCACCGCACAAG ACTTTCGCCCGGTATACATATCCGAGCATTGCTATCTCGTAAATCCTCAGCACAAGCTATCTGACCAGATACCACTTTAA
- the LOC130613675 gene encoding uncharacterized protein LOC130613675 isoform X1, with the protein MQKNQSKQSFFFLLRKDFFFYIQEDIIWSLSVLGIVQVWIGLFVLCLCIAIRESISEPHWLHWSRADFSVCILIIITGSIGIASGIHQISPMLNGTFMALSILCALLSLLFAIKSGFSLRYVSDNWFFDVSSGMLVHTSLFVTLIFEVILSSIAASYCFNAANGCFRRTAQGTESRPTPQFPLFTTPNGQMMIIPPILYSNNNIRATQQQTPPASNDENWTWM; encoded by the exons atgcaaaaaaatcaaagcaaacagagtttctttttccttttaagaaaagatttctttttttatatacaagaAGACATTATTTGGTCTCTTTCCGTCTTAGGCATTGTCCAAGTTTGGATTGGTTTGTTCGTTTTATGTTTGTGTATCGCAATAAGAGAATCGATTTCAGAACCCCACTGGTTGCATTGGAGCAGAGCTGATTTCAGTGTTTgcatactaataataataacaggTTCAATTGGAATCGCATCTGGAATACATCAAATAAGTCCAATGCTCAATGGAACTTTTATGGCATTAAGCATACTTTGTGCGTTACTGTCTCTGTTATTTGCCATAAAAAGTGGATTTAGTTTAAG GTACGTATCAGACAATTGGTTCTTTGATGTTTCAAGTGGAATGCTGGTACATACCTCGTTATTTGTCACTCTTATCTTTGAAGTTATTCTTTCAAGTATTGCTGCTTCCTATTGCTTTAATGCAGCGAATGGGTGTTTTCGACGCACCGCACAAG gtACAGAATCAAGACCTACACCCCAATTTCCACTTTTTACCACACCGAATGGACAAATGATGATAATACCGCCTATATTGTACAGCAACAATAACATACGAGCAACGCAACAACAGACTCCACCTGCTTCTAACGATGAAAACTGGACGTGGATGTAA
- the LOC130613676 gene encoding uncharacterized protein LOC130613676 isoform X1, which produces MPYLPKGPSMTARITVKFGTIVITRESIDNSCNLKYKMPSHKPMIFHNLSGYDAHLFIRELGKKYDTQDIGCIAENTEKYISFNVKIKVPLGGMGYGDGEKYNTIEIRFIDSCRFMASSLDKLANNLNNEQCKNLRWFFNEDDTFQLSAEKAMRQDLPTDGLKWVSNVEAFTEKRIEKLVEDNRPVYILEVDIVYPERLHNKHNELSFLPQRTMVHRVEKLVRNVEDKRKYVVHIRALNEAVRHGLKLKRVRRVIWLNQKAWLKGYIDHNTRLRTSAKNEFKTDYYKLMNFSVFGKNMENIKNHRNIQLVTNEDKYTKLAMKPNFKGESRFSEHLVCVEMGKTRVKINKTVYIGQAILDMSKLVMCEFHYDSMQPKQGSKLQLCYMDTDSFMYHIRTEDFYRDIVQDVETRFDTSAYDADDGRPLPIGKNKKVVGLIKDELGGKIMT; this is translated from the coding sequence atgccatatCTGCCTAAAGGCCCTTCGATGACTGCAAGAATAACCGTGAAGTTCGGGACCATTGTCATTACACGGGAAAGCATCGATAACAGCTGCAATTTAAAGTATAAGATGCCCAGCCATAAACCTATGATATTCCACAACCTATCAGGGTATGATGCCCATCTCTTTATCCGGGAATTAGGTAAAAAATATGACACTCAGGACATTGGTTGCATAGCGGAGAATACCGAAAAGTACATCAGTTTCAACGTGAAAATCAAGGTACCCCTTGGAGGTATGGGATATGGTGATGGGGAAAAGTACAACACAATAGAGATCAGGTTCATAGATTCCTGTCGATTTATGGCATCCTCGTTAGACAAATTAGCAAACAACCTCAACAATGAACAGTGTAAAAATCTCCGTTGGTTTTTCAATGAGGATGACACGTTCCAACTCAGCGCAGAAAAGGCTATGCGTCAAGACCTGCCTACGGATGGCTTAAAATGGGTGTCGAACGTCGAGGCCTTTACGGAAAAGCGAATCGAGAAGCTCGTCGAGGACAATAGGCCTGTGTATATCCTGGAAGTAGATATTGTCTACCCGGAGAGACTACACAACAAGCATAACGAATTGTCTTTCCTACCCCAACGAACGATGGTCCATAGGGTAGAGAAACTGGTGCGAAATGTAGAGGACAAGCGAAAGTATGTGGTGCATATCAGGGCATTAAATGAGGCTGTAAGGCATGGGCTTAAATTGAAGAGAGTTCGCAGGGTCATCTGGTTAAACCAGAAGGCGTGGTTGAAGGGGTACATTGATCACAACACGAGACTGAGAACAAGTGCGAAGAACGAGTTCAAGACGGACTACTACAAACTCATGAATTTTAGCGTGTTTGGCAAGAACATGGAGAATATTAAAAATCACCGCAACATCCAGCTGGTCACAAACGAGGACAAGTATACGAAACTCGCAATGAAACCAAATTTCAAGGGTGAAAGCAGGTTCAGCGAGCATCTGGTATGCGTTGAAATGGGTAAAACCAGGgtaaagataaataagactgTATACATTGGCCAGGCTATATTGGATATGTCAAAGCTAGTCATGTGCGAGTTTCACTATGATTCCATGCAGCCTAAGCAGGGTAGCAAGTTGCAGCTCTGCTACATGGACACAGATAGCTTTATGTACCATATACGAACGGAGGACTTTTACAGGGATATCGTGCAGGATGTTGAGACACGCTTTGATACAAGTGCCTATGATGCAGATGATGGAAGGCCTCTCCCAATAGGCAAGAACAAGAAGGTGGTAGGCTTAATAAAGGACGAATTGGGCGGTAAAATCATGACCTAG